A part of Gammaproteobacteria bacterium genomic DNA contains:
- a CDS encoding phenylacetate--CoA ligase translates to MSENQFKRPELLESLRGLLGRITTRSPFYRKKFAGIDLADVRTWEDFERLPFTEKADLREAYPLGLQAVPDEDIVRIHSSSGTTGTPVIIPYTRQDVEDWSEMFARCYAMAGVTRTDRVHVTPGYGLWTAGIGFQAGAERLGAMVIPLGPGNTDRQLQMMMDLKSTVLCATSSYALLLAEEIERRGIRSKIHLRKGIIGSERWGEKMRRRIAQELGVQLYDIYGLTEIYGPGIGISCEHECGMHCWDDFLYFEVIDHHTGQQVPNGELGELVITTLRKQGAPLIRYRTHDLTRLIPGECACGSPYPRIDTIMGRTDDMVKVKGVIIYPAQVDEVLKGVEGASSEFQVMIDHLEGRDVMTVFFETTEGAHREGVEAMVRQRCKERMGISIVPKAVGIGELPRSEKKTPRIFDNRY, encoded by the coding sequence GTGAGCGAGAACCAGTTCAAGAGGCCGGAGCTGCTCGAGTCCCTCCGGGGCCTCCTCGGGCGCATCACCACCCGGAGCCCCTTCTACCGCAAGAAGTTCGCGGGCATCGACCTCGCCGACGTGCGCACCTGGGAGGACTTCGAGCGGCTGCCCTTCACCGAGAAGGCCGACCTGCGCGAGGCCTACCCGCTCGGGCTCCAGGCCGTGCCCGACGAGGACATCGTGCGCATCCACTCCTCCTCGGGGACCACCGGCACGCCGGTCATCATCCCCTACACGCGCCAGGACGTGGAGGACTGGAGCGAGATGTTCGCCCGCTGCTACGCGATGGCGGGCGTCACCCGCACCGACCGCGTGCACGTGACCCCCGGCTACGGCCTGTGGACCGCGGGCATCGGCTTCCAGGCGGGGGCCGAGCGGCTCGGCGCGATGGTGATCCCCCTCGGCCCCGGCAACACCGACCGCCAGCTGCAGATGATGATGGACCTGAAGAGCACGGTGCTCTGCGCCACCTCCTCCTACGCGCTGCTGCTCGCCGAGGAGATCGAGCGGCGCGGCATCCGCAGCAAGATCCACCTGCGCAAGGGCATCATCGGCTCGGAGCGCTGGGGCGAGAAGATGCGCCGGCGCATCGCCCAGGAGCTGGGGGTGCAGCTCTACGACATCTACGGGCTCACCGAGATCTACGGGCCCGGGATCGGCATCTCGTGCGAGCACGAGTGCGGCATGCACTGCTGGGACGACTTCCTCTACTTCGAGGTCATCGACCACCACACCGGCCAACAGGTCCCGAACGGCGAGCTGGGCGAGCTGGTCATCACGACCCTGCGCAAGCAGGGCGCGCCGCTCATCCGCTACCGCACGCACGACCTGACCCGCCTCATCCCCGGCGAGTGCGCCTGCGGCTCGCCCTATCCGCGCATCGACACCATCATGGGCCGCACCGACGACATGGTGAAGGTGAAGGGTGTCATCATCTACCCCGCGCAGGTGGACGAGGTCCTGAAGGGCGTCGAGGGCGCGAGCAGCGAGTTCCAGGTGATGATCGACCACCTCGAGGGGCGGGACGTGATGACCGTCTTCTTCGAGACCACCGAGGGCGCGCACCGCGAGGGGGTGGAGGCGATGGTGCGCCAGCGCTGCAAGGAGCGCATGGGCATCTCCATCGTGCCCAAGGCGGTCGGCATCGGGGAGCTGCCCCGCAGCGAGAAGAAGACGCCCCGGATCTTCGACAACCGCTACTGA
- a CDS encoding DUF2238 domain-containing protein: MRQPHFTRYHLFLFLAFLGVWVWAAVEPKYPKDWLLENLLVFLFVPIIVLAGRYFRLSNASYTLIVLFMALHLVGSHYTYSEAPFGYTLQRWFGADRNMYDRLVHFAFGLLLAYPMREMFLRVAKSGGFWGYWLPVELTLAFSAMYELVEWGVAAHVDPGAGMAFLGAQGDPWDAHKDMLLAAEGATITMLLVALASWVRERRRQ, translated from the coding sequence ATGAGACAGCCCCACTTCACGCGCTACCACCTCTTCCTCTTCCTCGCGTTCCTCGGGGTCTGGGTGTGGGCGGCGGTCGAGCCGAAGTACCCCAAGGACTGGCTGCTCGAGAACCTGCTGGTCTTCCTCTTCGTCCCGATCATCGTCCTCGCGGGGCGCTACTTCCGGCTCTCGAACGCCTCCTACACGCTGATCGTGTTGTTCATGGCGCTGCACCTCGTGGGCTCGCACTACACCTATTCCGAGGCGCCCTTCGGCTACACGCTGCAGCGCTGGTTCGGGGCCGACCGCAACATGTACGACCGGCTCGTGCACTTCGCCTTCGGGCTGCTGCTCGCCTACCCCATGCGCGAGATGTTCCTGCGGGTCGCGAAGTCGGGAGGGTTCTGGGGCTACTGGCTGCCGGTGGAGCTCACCCTCGCCTTCTCCGCGATGTACGAGCTCGTCGAGTGGGGGGTGGCCGCCCACGTGGACCCTGGAGCCGGGATGGCCTTCCTCGGCGCCCAGGGCGACCCCTGGGACGCGCACAAGGACATGCTGCTCGCGGCCGAGGGGGCGACGATCACCATGCTGCTCGTCGCCCTGGCGAGCTGGGTCCGCGAGCGGCGCCGTCAGTAG
- a CDS encoding MHS family MFS transporter, producing the protein MSTADQTEVQRAPQAAPARPGEPAPGTPANPRSRVILATLGGTTVEFYDFYVYSTAAVLVFPHLFFPTGNETTSLLSSFAVFGAAMIARPVGAVFFGHLGDKHGRKATLVGALLTMGIATFLIGLLPTYASVGWLAPLLLVVLRLTQGFALGGEWSGAALVATENAPVGQRAWFGTFPQLGAPIGFVIANGLFLLIAALLPSTEPGKPSAAFLDWGWRVPFLFSFVMVAVGLWVRVHLVESPVFSRTVHAGRIQKLPVAAVFRGHWRELVLGTFFMLATYVLFYLMTAFSLSYGRAPTDAELPGLGYAYNTFVLMMIGGVLFFGLFTMLSGPWADRFGRRKTLILVTLGIIAFGLAWVPLLRAGFPGVMAWLVIGFSLMGMTFGPMGALLPELFPTNVRYTGSGISYNVSSILGAAVAPIIAVALWKIGGGSPFWVGVYLSSMATLTLIALVLSRETRDVDICA; encoded by the coding sequence ATGTCCACGGCAGACCAGACGGAAGTCCAGCGGGCTCCCCAGGCGGCCCCCGCGAGGCCGGGCGAGCCGGCCCCCGGCACCCCAGCCAACCCCCGCTCCCGGGTGATCCTCGCCACCCTCGGGGGCACGACGGTGGAGTTCTACGACTTCTACGTCTACTCCACCGCGGCCGTGCTGGTGTTCCCTCACCTCTTCTTCCCGACCGGCAACGAGACGACCTCGCTCCTGTCCTCTTTCGCGGTCTTCGGCGCCGCGATGATCGCCCGGCCCGTCGGTGCGGTCTTCTTCGGACACCTGGGCGACAAGCACGGGCGCAAGGCGACGCTGGTGGGGGCGCTCCTCACCATGGGCATCGCGACCTTCCTCATCGGGCTGCTGCCGACCTACGCCTCGGTGGGCTGGCTCGCCCCCCTGCTGCTCGTGGTCCTGCGCCTGACCCAGGGCTTCGCCCTCGGGGGTGAGTGGAGCGGGGCGGCGCTGGTGGCCACCGAGAACGCCCCCGTTGGCCAGCGCGCCTGGTTCGGCACCTTCCCCCAGCTCGGCGCCCCCATCGGCTTCGTCATCGCCAACGGACTCTTCCTCCTCATCGCCGCGCTGCTGCCCTCGACGGAGCCGGGAAAGCCCTCGGCGGCGTTCCTCGACTGGGGCTGGCGCGTGCCGTTCCTGTTCTCCTTCGTCATGGTGGCCGTGGGGCTCTGGGTGCGGGTGCACCTGGTGGAGAGCCCGGTGTTCTCGAGAACGGTCCACGCGGGGCGGATCCAGAAGCTCCCGGTCGCCGCGGTGTTCCGGGGGCACTGGCGCGAGCTCGTCCTCGGCACCTTCTTCATGCTGGCCACCTACGTCCTGTTCTACCTGATGACCGCGTTCTCCCTGAGCTACGGGCGCGCCCCCACCGACGCCGAGCTGCCGGGGCTCGGCTACGCCTACAACACCTTCGTGCTCATGATGATCGGCGGCGTGCTCTTCTTCGGACTCTTCACCATGCTCTCCGGGCCCTGGGCCGACCGCTTCGGGCGGCGCAAGACGCTCATCCTGGTGACCCTCGGCATCATCGCGTTCGGTCTCGCCTGGGTGCCCCTCCTGCGCGCGGGCTTCCCCGGGGTCATGGCCTGGCTCGTCATCGGATTCTCGCTGATGGGCATGACCTTCGGCCCCATGGGCGCGCTCCTCCCGGAGCTCTTCCCCACCAACGTGCGCTATACCGGCTCCGGGATCTCCTACAACGTGAGCTCGATCCTCGGCGCGGCGGTCGCCCCGATCATCGCCGTAGCCCTCTGGAAGATCGGCGGGGGCAGCCCGTTCTGGGTCGGCGTCTATCTCTCCTCCATGGCGACGCTGACCCTGATCGCCCTGGTGCTGAGCCGGGAGACCCGCGACGTGGATATCTGCGCGTGA